AATAAGTTATAATAAGAGAAAAAACTTTAGTTTCTTCTCTAACATTCTAATTGAAAGGAGCCTTATTATGAGTATAACTGGAAGAATTCATTCGATTGAAACTTGCGGCACCGTAGATGGTCCCGGCATTCGATTTGTGGTGTTTACTCAAGGCTGTCCTCTTAGATGTCAGTACTGTCACAACCCTGATACCTGGAATATTGCACACGGAGAAGAAACTACTGTTGAAGAGCTCATAAAAGAAATAGAAAAATACAAATCTTATATGAAATTCTCTGGCGGAGGTGTTACTTTAACCGGTGGCGAACCTCTTATGCAGCCTAAGTTTGCAAAAGAGTTGTTTCGGCAATGCAAGGAAAGAGGCATTCACACAGCCCTTGATACTTCCGGATACATCCCCTTAGAACACGCTAAAGAAGTCCTGGAATATACAGATTTAGTCCTGTTAGATATTAAATCTTATGACCCTAATATATACAAAGATTTAACGGGCGTTTCCAATGAACCTACATTGCAAATGGCAAAATATCTCTCAGACATCAATAAGCCGATGTGGGTACGCTATGTCCTGGTTCCTAATTTAACAGATGGCCCAGAAAATATAGAAGGCTTAGCCTCCTTCTTATCCACCCTTAATAACATTGAAAAAATAGAACTCCTCCCTTTTCATAAAATGGGCGAGTATAAATGGGAACAACTAGGGTACCCCTACCGTTTAAAAGACACTCCGACACCTTCAGAAGAAGCCATTATAAGCGCAAAAGAAATATTTAAAAAATATGGTTTAAAAATATAAAGCCGCAGATTTCTGCGGCTTTTAGCTTTTACATATCCATCGGATAATTATTAAATCCTTCAATAGGATCTGCATCTCTTAAAGTAAATAGGAAAATAGGTCCCATAAATATAAATATGATACTAAGTATTAACATTCCACCAGCTTTTTCCCCTCTGTATTTCTTAAAAAGATAATAAAATGCCGCAAAGGTCAATACTGCATAAGCTAAAGAAAGCAGTGTACCGA
The genomic region above belongs to Defluviitalea saccharophila and contains:
- the pflA gene encoding pyruvate formate-lyase-activating protein, encoding MSITGRIHSIETCGTVDGPGIRFVVFTQGCPLRCQYCHNPDTWNIAHGEETTVEELIKEIEKYKSYMKFSGGGVTLTGGEPLMQPKFAKELFRQCKERGIHTALDTSGYIPLEHAKEVLEYTDLVLLDIKSYDPNIYKDLTGVSNEPTLQMAKYLSDINKPMWVRYVLVPNLTDGPENIEGLASFLSTLNNIEKIELLPFHKMGEYKWEQLGYPYRLKDTPTPSEEAIISAKEIFKKYGLKI